One Ricinus communis isolate WT05 ecotype wild-type chromosome 1, ASM1957865v1, whole genome shotgun sequence DNA window includes the following coding sequences:
- the LOC8279822 gene encoding LOW QUALITY PROTEIN: 17.3 kDa class I heat shock protein (The sequence of the model RefSeq protein was modified relative to this genomic sequence to represent the inferred CDS: inserted 1 base in 1 codon; substituted 1 base at 1 genomic stop codon), translating into MAMIPSFFGNPRSNIFDPFSNFDLWDPFKDFPFPSSSSFVSRENSAFVNARIDWKETPEAHIFKADLPGLXKEEVKVEIEDDRVLHISGERNVEKDDKNDTWHRVERSSGKFLRRFRLPXNAKMDQVKASMENGVLTVIVPKVEVKKPEVKAIDISG; encoded by the exons ATGGCAATGATTCCAAGCTTCTTTGGTAACCCAAGAAGCAACATCTTCGATCCCTTCTCCAACTTCGATCTTTGGGATCCATTCAAAGACTTCCCCTTtccttcttcatcttcattcGTCTCTCGTGAGAATTCTGCGTTTGTGAATGCTCGCATAGATTGGAAGGAGACTCCAGAAGCTCACATATTCAAGGCTGATCTTCCTGGGC AAAAAGAGGAAGTGAAAGTGGAAATTGAAGATGACAGAGTTCTTCACATCAGCGGAGAGAGGAATGTGGAGAAGGATGACAAGAATGACACCTGGCATCGTGTGGAACGCAGCAGTGGCAAGTTCTTAAGAAGGTTTAGGCTGCCGTAGAATGCAAAGATGGATCAGGTTAAAGCTTCTATGGAGAACGGAGTTCTTACAGTGATTGTCCCTAAAGTGGAAGTCAAGAAACCTGAAGTTAAGGCTATTGATATTTCTGGTTGA